The following coding sequences are from one Gossypium hirsutum isolate 1008001.06 chromosome A12, Gossypium_hirsutum_v2.1, whole genome shotgun sequence window:
- the LOC107934511 gene encoding histidine kinase 3 codes for MLCCWIASMMSMNCLINCQFKCTEASLLGDSRTKMWFKCWDIISTYSFKIHHHYYQFIGSKRVSKTWWRKLLLSWVIGWTVVSIWIFCYMSSQATEKRRETLASMCDERARMLQDQFNVSMNHIQAMSILISTFHHGKNPSAIDQMTFARYTERTAFERPLTSGVAYAVRVLHSEREQFEKHQGWTIKRMDTLEKNPVHKDDYNPDLFEPSPIQEEYAPVIFAQDIISHVISIDLLSGKEDRENVLRARKSGKGVLTAPFPLLKTNRLGVILTFAVYKRDLPSNATPNERIQATNGYLGGVFDVESLVEKLLHQLASKQTILVNVLDTTNRSYPISMYGSNASDDGLELVSHLNFGDPFRKHEMRCRFKQKPPWPWLAITTSIGILVIALLVGHIFHAAVNRIAKVEDDCHKMMELKKQAEAADVAKSQFLATVSHEIRTPMNGVLGMLHMLMDTDLDVTQLDYVRTAQASGKALVALINEVLDQAKIESGKLELEEVQFDLRAVLDDVLSLFSGKAQDKGVELAVFISDRVPETLIGDPGRFRQIITNLMGNSIKFTEKGHIHVTVHLVEEVIDSIEVETESSSNNTLSGFPVADRLQSWKGFRTFSQEGSIHPFSDSINIIVSVEDTGEGIPIEAQSRVFTPFMQVGPSISRTHGGTGIGLSISKCLVNLMKGEIGFVSIPKIGSTFTFTAGFTSGSSSSKEYKSQQINNQTNSVSSEFRGKRALVVDPRSVRAKVSRYHIQRLGIHVEVVSDWKQGLSSISQGGSAFNMVLIEQEVWDQDLNGSAHFIDNLEKRAITTPKVFLLSNSISSSRANTTTSGVCNLTVIPKPLRASMLAASLQRAMGDGNKGNPRNGELPSLSLRNLLPGRKILIVDDNNVNLKVAAGALKKYGADVVSASRGMEAIELLTPPHRFDACFMDIQMPEMDGFEATKRIRDSEQNINDRIHFGELSVETYNNISNWHVPILAMTADVIQATHEECLRRGMDGYVSKPFEAEQLYREVSRFFH; via the exons ATGTTATGTTGCTGGATAGCTTCTATGATGTCCATGAACTGTTTGATCAATTGTCAATTTAAGTGCACCGAGGCTAGTCTCCTTGGTGATAGCCGTACCAAGATGTGGTTCAAATGCTGGGATATAATCTCAACTTATAGTTTCAAGATCCACCATCACTACTACCAGTTTATTGGTTCCAAGAGAGTTAGCAAAACTTGGTGGAGAAAGCTCTTGCTTTCATGGGTCATTGGTTGGACTGTAGTCTCTATTTGGATCTTCTGTTATATGAGTTCTCAAGCTACCGAAAAGAGGAGGGAGACGCTCGCTAGCATGTGCGACGAGAGAGCTCGGATGTTGCAAGATCAGTTTAATGTAAGCATGAACCATATCCAGGCTATGTCAATTTTGATCTCAACTTTCCACCATGGCAAAAACCCTTCTGCTATTGATCAA ATGACTTTTGCAAGGTACACGGAGCGAACTGCTTTTGAAAGGCCCCTCACAAGTGGTGTGGCATATGCTGTAAGGGTGCTCCACTCTGAAAGGGAACAATTTGAAAAGCATCAAGGATGGACTATTAAGAGGATGGATACACTCGAAAAAAATCCTGTTCATAAAGATGACTATAATcctgacctctttgaaccatcgCCGATTCAGGAAGAATACGCACCTGTTATCTTTGCACAGGATATCATATCACATGTGATTTCTATTGATCTGCTGTCGGGAAAG GAAGATCGCGAGAATGTATTGCGTGCAAGAAAATCAGGAAAGGGGGTGCTGACAGCTCCTTTTCCATTACTCAAAACAAATCGTCTTGGAGTTATTTTGACATTTGCTGTCTACAAGAGGGATCTTCCCTCGAATGCAACTCCTAATGAGAGGATTCAAGCAACTAATGG ATATCTTGGTGGAGTGTTCGATGTCGAGTCACTTGTGGAGAAGTTGCTACATCAGCTTGCAAGCAAACAAACAATACTTGTCAATGTGTTGGACACAACTAATCGATCTTACCCTATTAGTATGTATGGCTCAAACGCATCAGATGATGGGTTGGAGCTTGTCAGCCATCTTAATTTTGGAGATCCTTTCAGAAAGCATGAGATGCGCTGCAG GTTTAAACAAAAGCCACCGTGGCCGTGGCTAGCAATAACCACTTCAATTGGCATCCTTGTGATTGCATTACTTGTTGGGCATATATTTCATGCAGCTGTTAATCGAATTGCGAAGGTAGAAGATGATTGCCACAAGATGATGGAGCTCAAAAAACAGGCTGAGGCAGCTGATGTCGCCAAATCTCAG TTCCTTGCTACTGTTTCACATGAGATTAGAACCCCAATGAACGGTGTGCTGG GAATGTTGCATATGCTTATGGACACGGATTTAGATGTTACACAACTTGATTATGTCCGAACTGCCCAAGCTAGTGGAAAGGCTCTGGTTGCGCTTATAAATGAGGTTTTGGATCAGGCTAAGATCGAATCTGGTAAGCTAGAGCTCGAGGAAGTGCAGTTTGATCTACGAGCAGTCTTGGACGATGTCTTATCACTCTTTTCAGGGAAGGCTCAAGACAAAGGAGTAGAG TTGGCAGTTTTCATTTCAGATCGAGTGCCTGAGACGCTAATTGGCGATCCCGGGAGATTCAGACAAATCATCACCAATCTCATGGGAAACTCAATTAAG TTCACAGAGAAAGGGCACATCCATGTTACGGTTCATCTTGTGGAGGAGGTGATTGATTCAATAGAAGTTGAGACTGAATCTTCATCAAACAATACCTTGAGTGGTTTTCCAGTTGCGGATAGACTCCAGAGCTGGAAAGGATTTAGAACTTTCAGTCAAGAAGGATCCATTCATCCTTTCTCTGACAGCATTAATATTATTGTATCAGTTGAAGATACAGGAGAAGGAATCCCTATAGAAGCACAATCTCGTGTTTTCACACCTTTTATGCAAGTGGGCCCTTCTATTTCCCGAACGCATGGAGGCACGGGCATCGGACTAAGCATAAGCAAGTGTTTGGTTAATCTAATGAAGGGAGAAATTGGTTTTGTTAGCATTCCCAAGATTGGTTCTACCTTTACATTTACTGCTGGTTTCACCAGTGGCTCTTCTAGTTCGAAGGAGTACAAAAGCCAGCAAATCAACAACCAGACTAACTCAGTTTCCTCAGAGTTCCGTGGGAAGAGAGCATTAGTTGTGGATCCTAGATCTGTCCGGGCCAAAGTGTCAAGATATCATATCCAGCGGTTGGGAATTCATGTTGAAGTAGTTTCCGATTGGAAACAAGGTTTATCTAGCATAAGCCAAGGTGGTAGTGCTTTCAACATGGTTCTCATCGAACAGGAAGTTTGGGATCAAGATCTAAATGGTTCAGCTCACTTCATCGATAACTTGGAGAAAAGAGCTATTACTACTCCGAAGGTATTCCTTTTGTCCAATTCTATCAGTTCTTCCCGAGCAAATACTACTACGTCTGGTGTTTGTAACTTGACCGTCATCCCGAAGCCCTTGAGGGCTAGCATGTTAGCGGCATCTCTACAACGAGCCATGGGTGATGGGAACAAAGGGAATCCTCGTAATGGGGAGTTACCTAGCTTATCTCTTCGGAATCTTCTTCCTGGGAGAAAAATTCTAATTGTAGATGACAACAACGTGAACCTAAAAGTAGCTGCTGGTGCTTTGAAAAAATATGGAGCTGATGTGGTTAGTGCTTCAAGAGGAATGGAAGCTATTGAACTGCTTACACCGCCTCACCGGTTTGATGCCTGTTTCATGGATATCCAAATGCCTGAGATGGATGG GTTTGAAGCTACAAAGAGAATTCGGGATTCGGAACAAAATATCAATGACCGTATTCACTTTGGAGAATTATCAGTCGAAACTTATAACAACATTTCAAACTGGCATGTACCAATTTTGGCTATGACGGCAGATGTTATCCAGGCCACACATGAGGAGTGCCTACGGCGTGGAATGGATGGATATGTATCTAAACCATTTGAAGCCGAGCAATTATACCGGGAAGTTTCACGATTTTTCCATTAG
- the LOC107934503 gene encoding uncharacterized protein, with product NPLNSAPHYPPLSLHTHIYIPSHSLPQTHKPSPSCLGLRRYLKEEKTIADWGPVFVAMVLFVLLTPGLLFQVPGHHRCVEFGNFKTSGASVLIHSLLYFGPICVFLLAVKVHLYLG from the coding sequence AATCCCCTAAACTCCGCCCCACACTACCCACCACTTTCTttgcacacacatatatatataccctcTCACTCTCTCCCTCAAACTCACAAACCTTCACCGAGTTGTCTGGGACTTCGTCGttatttaaaagaagaaaaaacaatagCGGATTGGGGACCTGTTTTTGTGGCAATGGTGTTGTTCGTGCTGCTAACCCCAGGGCTGTTGTTTCAGGTTCCAGGGCACCATAGGTGCGTGGAGTTTGGGAATTTTAAGACAAGTGGTGCTTCGGTTCTAATCCATTCTCTGCTGTATTTTGGGCCAATCTGTGTCTTCTTGCTTGCTGTTAAGGTTCACTTGTATCTAGGTTGA